From Mycolicibacterium nivoides, a single genomic window includes:
- the cofD gene encoding 2-phospho-L-lactate transferase translates to MKITVLVGGVGGARFLLGVQHLLGLGQFAGSDSKHELTAIVNVGDDAWMHGVRICPDLDTCMYTLGGGIDPERGWGHKDETWHAKEELAAYGVQPDWFGLGDRDLATHLVRTQMLRAGYPLSQVTEALCKRWSPGAQLLPVTDDRSETHVVITDPADGERRAIHFQEWWVRYRAQVPSHSFAFVGAEQATAAPGVAEAIADADVVLLAPSNPVVSIGPILQIPGVRGALRSTEAPVIGYSPIINGKPLRGMADECLSIIGVESTSQAVGQHFGARSGTGILDGWLVHEGDDAEIEGVKVRAVPLLMTDPPTTAEMVRAGLDLAGVPL, encoded by the coding sequence GTGAAGATCACCGTTCTGGTCGGCGGCGTCGGAGGCGCCCGGTTTTTGCTGGGGGTGCAGCACCTGTTGGGTCTCGGGCAGTTTGCCGGGAGCGACAGCAAGCACGAACTCACAGCGATCGTGAACGTCGGCGACGACGCCTGGATGCACGGAGTCCGGATCTGCCCGGACCTCGATACCTGCATGTACACCCTGGGCGGCGGTATCGACCCCGAGCGCGGTTGGGGCCACAAGGATGAGACCTGGCACGCCAAGGAAGAACTGGCCGCATACGGTGTGCAACCCGACTGGTTCGGTCTGGGCGACCGGGACCTCGCCACCCATCTGGTCCGCACCCAGATGCTGCGCGCCGGCTACCCGCTGTCGCAGGTCACCGAGGCGCTGTGTAAGCGCTGGTCACCCGGGGCGCAGCTGTTGCCCGTCACCGACGACCGCAGTGAGACCCACGTGGTGATCACCGACCCCGCCGACGGCGAACGCCGAGCCATCCATTTCCAGGAGTGGTGGGTGCGCTACCGCGCGCAGGTGCCCTCGCACAGCTTTGCGTTCGTCGGTGCGGAACAGGCAACCGCGGCGCCGGGCGTCGCCGAGGCCATCGCCGATGCCGACGTGGTGTTGCTGGCGCCGTCAAATCCGGTCGTGAGCATCGGACCGATCCTGCAGATCCCGGGAGTCCGGGGCGCACTGCGCTCGACCGAGGCGCCGGTGATCGGCTACTCCCCTATCATCAACGGAAAACCGTTGCGCGGCATGGCAGATGAGTGCCTCTCCATCATCGGTGTGGAGTCCACCTCACAGGCCGTCGGTCAGCACTTCGGCGCCCGGTCGGGCACCGGCATCCTGGACGGCTGGCTGGTACACGAAGGCGATGACGCCGAGATCGAGGGCGTGAAGGTGCGCGCCGTGCCACTGCTGATGACCGACCCGCCCACCACCGCCGAGATGGTGCGCGCCGGTCTGGATCTCGCAGGAGTCCCGTTGTGA